From the genome of Amylibacter sp. IMCC11727:
CAGCATTATCGTTAAGGGGAATGGCCCCGTGAATGGGCAAATTCCAATTGCGGGGGCGAAAAACGCGTGTTTGACGTTGATGCCTGCCACGTTGTTGTCCGAGGAGCCGTTGACGCTGACCAATGCGCCGCGGTTGTCTGATATCAAAACGATGGCGGAATTGTTGGCCTCGCTTGGCACGGAAGTGGCGGGTTTGCAGGATGGTACGGTTCAGGCGCTGGGCACGAAAGAGATTACCAACCACGTGGCGCATTACGATATTGTTCGTAAAATGCGGGCGTCGAACCTTGTTCTGGGGCCAATGTTGGCGCGGATGGGCCATGCGGTTGTGTCCTTGCCAGGGGGCTGTGCCATCGGGGCGCGGCCGATGGATATTCACACCGATGCGCTGGAAAAAATGGGCGCGACGATTGAGTTGAAGGACGGGTATCTGCACGCCAAGACATCTGGTGGGTTGAAAGGAGCCGTTGTGCCATTGCGGTTTGCGTCTGTTGGGGCGACCGAGAATATTTTGATGGCGGCGACCTTGGCCAAAGGCACGACTGTGATCGAGAATGCGGCCAAAGAGCCAGAGATTGTGGATTTGGCGGAATGTCTGCGCAAGATGGGTGCGCAGATCGAAGGCGAAGGCACAAGCCGCATTGAAATTCAGGGTGTAGACCGATTGCATGGTGCGACGCATCCTGTTGTGACGGATCGCATTGAGCTTGGAACTTATATGCTGGCCCCTGCCATTGCAGGGGGTGAGGTCGAACTGCTTGGTGGGCGGCGCAATCTTTTGGATGCGTTTTGTGACAAGCTGGAAGAGGCTGACATTTCTGTCACTGAAACCGCCACGGGTTTGAAGGTAAAGAACAAGGGCTCACGGGTTAAAGCGGTGAATGTTAAAACCGAGATTTTCCCTGGCTTTCCGACCGATTTGCAAGCGCAGATGATGGCGTTGTTGTGTACGGCAGAAGGTACGTCTGTGTTGGAAGAAACCATCTTTGAAAACCGATTCATGCACGCGCCAGAACTGACGCGCATGGGTGCGAATATTGAGGTTTCTGGTGGCACAGCCACGGTGCATGGTGTGGATCAGTTGAAGGGCGCGCCTGTGATGGCGACTGACCTGCGGGCGTCTGTTTCGATGATCCTCGCGGGCC
Proteins encoded in this window:
- the murA gene encoding UDP-N-acetylglucosamine 1-carboxyvinyltransferase; its protein translation is MDSIIVKGNGPVNGQIPIAGAKNACLTLMPATLLSEEPLTLTNAPRLSDIKTMAELLASLGTEVAGLQDGTVQALGTKEITNHVAHYDIVRKMRASNLVLGPMLARMGHAVVSLPGGCAIGARPMDIHTDALEKMGATIELKDGYLHAKTSGGLKGAVVPLRFASVGATENILMAATLAKGTTVIENAAKEPEIVDLAECLRKMGAQIEGEGTSRIEIQGVDRLHGATHPVVTDRIELGTYMLAPAIAGGEVELLGGRRNLLDAFCDKLEEADISVTETATGLKVKNKGSRVKAVNVKTEIFPGFPTDLQAQMMALLCTAEGTSVLEETIFENRFMHAPELTRMGANIEVSGGTATVHGVDQLKGAPVMATDLRASVSMILAGLAAEGETIVSRVYHLDRGYEKVVRKFSGIGAHIERVSD